In a single window of the Hoyosella subflava DQS3-9A1 genome:
- a CDS encoding serine hydrolase domain-containing protein, with product MAATKIEIHGDTDAGLGAVVDEFRVNFEKHGEIGASLAVFQHGKPIVDVWAGVRDRRRRLPWERDTWVPVFSTTKGIAALVVAAGVSKGFLDYDARIADYWPEFACHGKENVTLRQLLDHQAGLAAIESPLRTADLHDLDRLAEVLAAEKPRWRPGTRHGYHAISLGFYLNEVFRRAEPRGRTLGQYLADEIAGPHEAQFMIGVPEGTEFDDVAVLERTHRRLVVNNITEVPWRIGVDVALHAAVRRPQLSVQALTNPKVGFPHHATRPSFLTPELPSSNGVGTARGVAKLYSAAVSSALTDLFTEDVRTALAAASERGDVPDDDLVLHVPSRYHLGFRKPHPAFRFGAVPGPGDGDGRAFGTTGIGGSMGFADPATGIGFGYTMNQLGVAMLDEPRNRRIRNALFRAIGA from the coding sequence GTGGCAGCCACCAAGATAGAGATCCATGGCGATACGGATGCGGGTTTAGGCGCGGTCGTCGACGAGTTTCGCGTCAACTTCGAGAAACACGGCGAGATTGGCGCTTCTCTCGCGGTGTTCCAGCACGGAAAGCCGATCGTCGACGTTTGGGCAGGCGTCCGTGACCGGCGCAGGCGGCTCCCGTGGGAACGGGACACGTGGGTGCCCGTGTTCTCGACCACGAAAGGGATCGCTGCGTTAGTAGTGGCCGCTGGCGTTTCGAAAGGCTTCCTCGACTACGACGCCCGCATTGCCGACTACTGGCCCGAGTTCGCCTGCCATGGCAAGGAAAACGTCACCTTACGACAGCTTCTGGACCATCAGGCGGGATTAGCGGCGATCGAGTCCCCGCTGCGCACCGCGGATCTGCATGATCTCGATCGACTCGCGGAAGTCCTCGCTGCGGAGAAGCCCCGGTGGCGGCCAGGCACACGCCACGGCTACCACGCGATCTCGCTGGGGTTTTACCTGAATGAAGTCTTCCGGCGTGCAGAGCCGCGTGGCAGAACCCTGGGCCAGTACCTCGCTGACGAGATCGCCGGTCCGCACGAAGCGCAGTTCATGATTGGTGTACCTGAGGGCACCGAATTCGACGACGTTGCAGTTCTCGAACGGACGCACCGGCGGCTGGTCGTCAACAACATCACTGAAGTGCCGTGGCGAATCGGAGTCGACGTCGCCCTTCATGCCGCCGTTCGCCGGCCGCAGCTGTCGGTACAGGCGCTGACCAATCCGAAGGTGGGGTTCCCGCACCATGCAACTCGGCCCTCGTTCTTGACGCCCGAGCTCCCGTCGTCCAACGGCGTGGGCACAGCTCGCGGGGTGGCGAAACTATATAGTGCAGCGGTCAGTTCCGCGCTGACTGACCTATTCACCGAGGACGTGCGGACAGCGCTGGCGGCCGCATCAGAACGGGGCGATGTTCCGGACGATGATCTCGTTCTCCACGTCCCGAGCCGCTATCACCTTGGCTTCCGGAAACCGCATCCGGCGTTTCGGTTCGGCGCCGTACCCGGCCCGGGCGACGGAGATGGCCGGGCATTCGGGACGACAGGCATTGGGGGTTCGATGGGTTTTGCCGACCCTGCAACGGGGATTGGATTCGGCTACACAATGAACCAGCTCGGTGTGGCGATGCTCGATGAGCCCCGGAACAGGCGAATCAGAAACGCATTGTTCCGGGCCATCGGAGCCTAG
- a CDS encoding SRPBCC family protein: MKTLFSLEEVDMDFLAAAPYRYEFITELPAQIDDVWAGLAGDAPLSWCKLVKDARYTTERPFGPGTIRQLTVMPGLVTVEEKFFLWDETPGERYEHAFSVVKSSAPGLKRFGEATLLEATESGTRLTWTFGIEPQLPLRPALPLANPALRQGFKSLVTDTEKYYA; the protein is encoded by the coding sequence ATGAAGACACTGTTCAGCCTCGAGGAAGTCGACATGGACTTCCTCGCCGCGGCTCCCTATCGTTACGAGTTCATCACCGAACTCCCAGCCCAGATCGACGACGTGTGGGCCGGTCTCGCAGGTGACGCGCCACTCTCCTGGTGCAAGCTCGTCAAAGATGCGCGGTACACCACCGAGCGGCCCTTCGGCCCGGGCACCATTCGGCAACTCACCGTGATGCCTGGTCTGGTCACCGTCGAGGAGAAGTTCTTCCTCTGGGATGAAACACCGGGCGAGCGGTACGAGCACGCGTTCTCGGTCGTCAAGTCGTCAGCCCCAGGACTGAAGCGTTTCGGCGAAGCCACACTGCTCGAGGCAACGGAATCCGGAACCCGATTGACCTGGACCTTCGGCATCGAGCCACAATTGCCGCTGCGTCCCGCGCTGCCCCTTGCGAACCCTGCGCTACGGCAGGGGTTCAAGAGCCTGGTCACCGACACCGAGAAGTACTACGCCTAA
- a CDS encoding peptidylprolyl isomerase → MEPVTSPHQTAVATLHTNRGDINISLFGNHAPKTVANFVGLADGSAEYKTENASGSKSGPFYDGAVFHRIIDGFMIQGGDPTGTGRGGPGYEFGDEFHPELQFDRPYLLAMANAGPGTNGSQFFITVTKTPHLNMRHTIFGEVVDADSRAVVDAIATTKTDRADRPVDPVVINSITLSE, encoded by the coding sequence ATGGAACCCGTGACTTCACCACATCAGACCGCTGTCGCGACGTTGCACACGAATCGCGGCGACATCAACATTTCCCTATTCGGCAACCATGCACCGAAAACGGTCGCCAACTTCGTTGGCCTCGCGGACGGCTCCGCTGAATACAAGACCGAGAACGCCTCCGGGAGTAAGAGTGGCCCCTTCTACGATGGAGCGGTTTTTCACCGCATCATTGATGGGTTCATGATCCAGGGCGGCGATCCCACCGGCACGGGCCGTGGCGGACCGGGTTACGAGTTCGGCGACGAATTCCACCCGGAACTCCAGTTCGATCGGCCCTACCTCCTCGCGATGGCTAATGCCGGCCCGGGTACCAACGGATCACAGTTCTTCATTACTGTGACGAAGACGCCGCACCTCAACATGCGCCACACAATTTTCGGCGAGGTTGTTGACGCCGATAGCCGCGCGGTTGTCGACGCGATTGCGACCACCAAGACTGATCGGGCAGATCGCCCAGTCGACCCTGTGGTGATAAACAGCATCACACTCTCGGAGTAA
- a CDS encoding rhomboid family intramembrane serine protease: protein MSHPGWGGAPVPQPGCVRHPDRPTGLQCARCRRPYCPECLREAPVGFQCVNCIAAAARNTPQARTIAGAPMPTEHTRPVVTQALIGVNVLIFALTVMQSGNLAANYRGSGIFESFALFPPYVAAGEYERLIGSGFLHYGPIHLLVNMFALFIVGREIELVLGRWRYLAVYAISLLSGSAAVMWMQIDAATAGASGAVFGLFGALAVILTRLRQNPTGILVIIGLNVFISVTIPAISLWGHLGGLAAGAASAAALLYLPRLFGGQRLSAQRASRIGVVALVVITLIIVATIAIRVVMLRELIWGI from the coding sequence ATGTCCCACCCCGGCTGGGGAGGAGCACCAGTGCCCCAGCCGGGGTGCGTGCGTCACCCCGATCGACCTACCGGCCTGCAGTGTGCACGGTGCCGCCGTCCGTACTGTCCCGAATGTTTGCGTGAAGCGCCGGTTGGCTTTCAATGTGTGAACTGCATCGCGGCAGCGGCCCGCAACACGCCGCAAGCACGCACTATTGCGGGAGCCCCGATGCCCACTGAGCACACGCGCCCGGTCGTCACGCAAGCCCTGATCGGTGTAAACGTCCTGATCTTCGCGCTCACGGTGATGCAGTCCGGCAATCTTGCGGCGAATTACCGCGGGTCTGGAATCTTCGAGTCATTCGCGCTTTTCCCCCCGTACGTAGCTGCGGGCGAATATGAGCGTCTCATCGGCTCCGGTTTCCTCCACTACGGGCCGATCCACCTGCTCGTCAACATGTTCGCGCTGTTCATCGTGGGGCGAGAGATCGAGCTGGTTCTCGGAAGGTGGCGCTACCTCGCGGTCTACGCCATCTCACTGCTCAGCGGCTCAGCAGCGGTGATGTGGATGCAGATCGACGCTGCCACCGCGGGCGCCAGTGGTGCAGTATTTGGGTTGTTTGGTGCGCTCGCGGTTATTCTCACCCGGCTCCGGCAGAATCCCACCGGCATCCTCGTCATTATCGGCCTGAACGTCTTCATCAGTGTCACGATCCCCGCGATTTCCCTGTGGGGACATCTCGGTGGCCTCGCTGCCGGTGCCGCATCGGCGGCCGCCCTGCTTTATCTACCGCGGCTGTTCGGTGGCCAGCGTTTGAGCGCGCAGCGGGCGAGTCGCATCGGGGTGGTCGCGTTGGTCGTGATCACCCTCATCATCGTCGCGACCATCGCGATCCGGGTCGTCATGTTGAGAGAGTTGATCTGGGGTATTTAG
- a CDS encoding PH domain-containing protein, with product MEELEWSPRPAALGVAAAGGITLSAVAVVLRAEPAGLFLTGLAALLLIGIAVAGSLARPRLAIRKPDDSDNPLLVFRSFLGKQHTLRESEIERVHIVRYPRWGRRVPMLEIELAPPSDRLIILSRWDLGTEPLDVAHTLARHGVRSVDISPGAEG from the coding sequence GTGGAAGAGCTTGAGTGGTCACCGCGGCCCGCCGCTCTCGGAGTCGCAGCGGCGGGCGGTATCACACTGTCCGCAGTCGCAGTCGTGCTGCGTGCCGAACCCGCCGGCCTCTTCCTCACCGGGCTCGCAGCGCTACTGCTCATCGGCATTGCAGTCGCGGGCTCGCTTGCCCGCCCACGCCTCGCGATCCGCAAGCCAGACGATTCCGACAATCCACTGCTCGTGTTCCGAAGCTTCCTTGGGAAACAGCACACATTGAGGGAGAGCGAGATCGAGCGGGTTCACATCGTGCGTTACCCACGATGGGGCCGACGGGTGCCGATGCTGGAAATCGAACTGGCGCCGCCCTCAGATCGGCTCATCATCTTGAGCCGATGGGACCTGGGTACTGAACCCCTTGACGTTGCGCACACGCTGGCGCGTCACGGCGTCCGAAGTGTCGACATCTCGCCTGGCGCCGAAGGCTAA
- the crgA gene encoding cell division protein CrgA gives MPKSRVRKKNDHSTSPTTSRTPVKVKGPSSTLYVSVMLGFMLAGLIWLVVYYLASEEIAWLNQLGPWNFLIGFGLWIVGLVMTLRWR, from the coding sequence ATGCCCAAGTCACGCGTTCGCAAGAAGAACGACCACTCGACCAGCCCAACCACAAGCCGCACTCCGGTGAAGGTCAAAGGCCCGTCGAGCACGCTCTATGTCTCGGTGATGCTCGGCTTCATGCTCGCAGGTTTGATCTGGCTCGTTGTGTATTACCTAGCCAGTGAGGAGATTGCGTGGCTCAATCAGCTTGGCCCGTGGAACTTCCTTATCGGTTTCGGCCTATGGATCGTCGGGCTCGTCATGACGCTGCGCTGGCGATGA
- a CDS encoding DUF881 domain-containing protein, whose amino-acid sequence MRKNWRYGVPVVCIAAGFLLASAHASSQGGELRELHTSRLSDLVSDVESTVRDVEQQRDALTAQLREAQSEAASDQGVAQALDRLEPLAGPGALTEVAGPGLVVTLTDAPRDQYGNYPPGASPDDLVVHQQDLQSVLNALWAGGATAIAVQDERITTWSAPRCIGNTLLLHGRAYSPPYVITAIGDAEELEDSLDSEPGVRLFRQYAARYGLGYEVEAEDELQVAAYEGRPSLRYARPVH is encoded by the coding sequence GTGAGGAAGAATTGGCGTTACGGTGTGCCCGTAGTGTGCATCGCTGCCGGTTTCCTCTTGGCCAGCGCCCACGCATCGTCGCAAGGTGGCGAATTACGGGAATTGCACACGTCCCGTCTGTCAGATCTCGTGAGTGATGTCGAGAGCACAGTGCGTGACGTTGAGCAGCAGCGTGATGCCCTGACCGCACAGCTGCGCGAAGCGCAGTCCGAAGCAGCATCCGATCAGGGTGTTGCTCAAGCGCTGGATCGACTCGAACCGCTCGCAGGCCCCGGAGCGTTGACTGAAGTTGCGGGTCCGGGTCTAGTGGTGACACTAACTGATGCTCCTCGCGACCAGTATGGCAACTACCCTCCGGGTGCGTCGCCGGACGACCTGGTCGTCCACCAGCAGGACTTGCAAAGTGTGCTGAACGCATTGTGGGCGGGCGGAGCGACTGCGATCGCGGTGCAGGACGAGAGAATCACAACGTGGAGTGCTCCACGCTGCATCGGAAACACTCTTCTCCTCCACGGGCGAGCGTATAGCCCGCCGTACGTCATCACCGCCATCGGCGACGCTGAGGAACTGGAAGACTCCCTGGACAGTGAACCCGGGGTGCGCCTGTTCCGCCAGTATGCGGCTCGCTACGGCCTCGGGTACGAGGTCGAAGCGGAGGACGAACTGCAGGTAGCGGCGTACGAAGGCCGCCCCTCGCTGAGATACGCGCGACCCGTTCACTAG
- a CDS encoding aminodeoxychorismate/anthranilate synthase component II produces the protein MRILVVDNYDSFVFNLVQYLGQLGVEADVWRNDDEQLRGDGRLREHARNYDGILLSPGPGTPQRAGVTMPFVEAAAAEATPLLGVCLGHQAIGAVFGGVVDRAPELLHGKTSVVHHTGTGVLAGLPDPFTATRYHSLSIRPETMPDILEVTGQTDSGVIMALRHRELPIHGVQFHPESVLTEGGHRMLANWLEMCGKRPAEELVLRLEEEMAAALGTALTH, from the coding sequence ATGCGAATTCTCGTCGTCGACAACTACGACAGCTTTGTCTTCAACTTGGTGCAGTACCTGGGCCAGCTTGGGGTCGAAGCTGACGTGTGGCGCAACGACGACGAGCAACTACGAGGTGACGGCCGGTTGCGTGAGCATGCCCGCAACTACGACGGCATATTGCTGAGCCCCGGCCCGGGCACGCCACAGCGGGCTGGCGTCACGATGCCCTTTGTCGAAGCAGCAGCAGCCGAAGCAACGCCATTACTGGGTGTATGTCTCGGACACCAGGCGATTGGTGCAGTGTTTGGCGGCGTGGTCGACCGGGCCCCCGAGTTGCTGCACGGCAAAACCTCGGTGGTGCACCACACTGGTACCGGCGTGCTCGCGGGCCTGCCCGACCCGTTCACCGCGACCCGGTACCATTCGCTGTCGATTCGGCCGGAAACCATGCCGGACATCCTCGAGGTCACGGGGCAGACGGATAGCGGCGTCATCATGGCGCTTCGGCATCGCGAGCTCCCGATCCACGGTGTGCAATTCCACCCAGAGTCGGTGCTGACAGAAGGCGGGCACCGGATGCTCGCGAACTGGCTGGAAATGTGCGGAAAGCGGCCCGCCGAAGAACTGGTATTGCGCCTCGAAGAGGAGATGGCAGCCGCATTGGGGACCGCGCTCACACACTGA
- the pknB gene encoding Stk1 family PASTA domain-containing Ser/Thr kinase yields MITPRQLSGRYELGETIGFGGMSEVHLARDHRLQRDVAIKVLRADLARDPSFYLRFRREAQNAAALNNSTIVAVYDTGEAHTEAGPLPYIVMEYVDGDTLRDIVRLNGPMTPMKAMEVISDVCTALEFSHSKGIVHRDVKPANIMISRSGAIKVMDFGIARAISDSTNTITQTATVIGTAHYLSPEQARGEKVGPRSDIYSLGCVLYELATGQPPFTGDSPVAVAYQHVKEDPLPPSQIDPRVPRELDAIILKAISKNPANRYQTAAEMQSDLRRAIDGQKPSAPSVMTDEERTTIIGISSVPGDEAPMPTADVYPRGRRLVRRSILLVLLVALLASAAFAVTWMRRDDAVVMVMVPSVVRLSSAEAQSELGQLGFDVYTEFRADLSVPEGNVIGTDPPSGTQVTQGSQVTVHVSTGPGRVPVPDIAQLTMDEARDALEDAGLELAEDIERVASSAADADLVIRQNPSSGVSVTVGTAVRVTIGTGPELVRIPDVTGQNVVIAEANLSAAGFAVDIDEIDSDEPAGTVATMSPQGGTQAVSGSIVTIRVSNGAQLTMPNLVGRRPSEALDLLRSAGWTGDGLAESTRATLNPAEVGRIVSQQQSAGSTIRRGDTIAVEVGELGIPQ; encoded by the coding sequence ATGATTACGCCGCGGCAGTTGTCCGGCCGATACGAACTCGGCGAGACAATCGGGTTCGGCGGAATGTCTGAAGTTCATCTAGCCCGCGATCACCGTTTACAGCGTGACGTGGCAATTAAGGTTCTACGCGCTGACCTTGCCCGCGACCCAAGCTTCTATCTCCGGTTCCGACGGGAAGCGCAGAACGCGGCCGCATTGAACAACTCCACGATTGTTGCGGTTTACGACACTGGTGAAGCGCACACGGAAGCTGGGCCACTGCCCTACATCGTCATGGAGTATGTGGACGGCGATACGTTGCGCGATATCGTCCGTCTCAATGGGCCGATGACGCCGATGAAGGCGATGGAGGTTATCTCCGACGTCTGTACGGCACTCGAGTTCAGTCACTCGAAGGGGATAGTTCATCGTGACGTGAAACCGGCGAACATCATGATTTCGCGCAGCGGCGCGATCAAAGTGATGGACTTCGGGATTGCGCGCGCGATCAGCGACAGCACGAACACCATTACCCAAACCGCGACGGTAATCGGTACCGCACATTACCTGTCACCTGAGCAAGCGCGTGGCGAGAAAGTAGGCCCGCGCTCTGATATCTACTCGCTCGGCTGCGTCCTCTATGAACTGGCCACTGGTCAGCCACCATTCACTGGCGACTCCCCCGTTGCGGTGGCCTACCAGCATGTGAAGGAGGATCCGCTACCGCCGTCGCAGATCGATCCCAGGGTACCGCGTGAACTCGACGCGATCATCCTCAAAGCGATCAGCAAGAACCCCGCGAACCGCTATCAGACTGCCGCGGAAATGCAGAGCGACCTCCGCCGCGCAATCGACGGCCAGAAACCGAGTGCCCCCTCGGTGATGACCGATGAGGAGCGGACGACGATCATCGGGATCAGCTCGGTGCCCGGGGACGAGGCTCCAATGCCGACAGCGGATGTCTATCCGCGTGGCCGGCGCCTAGTTCGCCGAAGCATTTTGCTTGTTCTGCTGGTCGCGCTCCTTGCGTCTGCCGCTTTCGCTGTGACGTGGATGCGACGGGATGATGCCGTGGTGATGGTCATGGTTCCGTCGGTCGTTCGCTTGTCGTCCGCTGAGGCACAGAGCGAGTTGGGGCAACTTGGTTTCGATGTATATACAGAGTTCCGCGCGGACCTATCAGTCCCTGAAGGCAACGTCATCGGCACGGATCCGCCGTCAGGCACGCAAGTCACGCAAGGCAGCCAGGTCACTGTGCATGTGTCGACTGGCCCTGGGAGGGTGCCAGTACCCGACATTGCGCAACTCACAATGGATGAGGCGCGCGATGCGCTCGAAGATGCTGGTCTCGAGCTCGCTGAGGACATCGAACGTGTGGCGTCGTCCGCAGCGGACGCCGACCTAGTGATTCGCCAGAACCCTTCGTCCGGAGTGTCCGTAACTGTCGGTACCGCTGTGCGCGTCACCATCGGTACAGGACCTGAGCTCGTTCGCATCCCGGACGTTACTGGGCAGAATGTCGTGATTGCTGAGGCGAATCTCAGTGCCGCAGGATTTGCTGTCGATATCGACGAGATCGACTCGGACGAACCCGCCGGGACGGTGGCGACCATGTCTCCGCAGGGTGGAACGCAAGCCGTCAGCGGCAGCATCGTCACCATCCGCGTCTCAAACGGAGCACAGCTGACAATGCCCAACCTCGTAGGTCGGCGGCCGTCCGAAGCGCTGGACTTGCTGCGCTCTGCCGGGTGGACGGGCGATGGCCTCGCGGAGAGCACGCGAGCCACCCTGAACCCCGCCGAGGTTGGGCGAATCGTGTCTCAACAGCAAAGCGCCGGTTCAACAATCAGGCGGGGAGACACCATCGCCGTCGAGGTGGGTGAACTGGGCATTCCCCAGTAG
- a CDS encoding serine/threonine-protein kinase, which yields MTLNSGTVIKDRYRLQRFIASGGMGEVWEALDTVLDRRVAIKILKSELSADSEFLSRFRIEARTTAQLHHPSIASIFDYGETSDDAGRSTAFLVMELINGEPLNAVISRMGRIPVPLALDMLEQTGNALQVAHEAGLVHRDVKPGNILVTPAGQVKITDFGIAKAIDAAPVTRTGLVMGTAQYISPEQASGQNATAASDVYSLGVVGYEAIAGKRPFVGEGVLTVAMKHIHEAPAPLPDDVPAEVRTLIEVALSKDPATRYANGGAFASAVAKVRAGKQPPDLRGAAAGAGAAAAVGAASTRVMPPTGANTRSASRAAPAAYGYQPATAAHGYSTPPPAGLSTGQKAVAWGAAALLVLALITTGILMMSRITDTRDPIAPPVQTTEVPVQPEPEPIVPTTPEETTPETTEPEPTTPEETPETDEPPVTEPDDPETVTETPDGLLPRIIPGRGNSAGRGPSELPEDVSTPSVDSEAAVGEAEETPEESGP from the coding sequence GTGACGCTGAATAGCGGAACCGTCATCAAGGACCGTTACCGGCTACAGCGATTCATCGCTAGCGGCGGAATGGGTGAGGTATGGGAGGCGCTCGACACCGTTCTTGATCGCCGCGTGGCCATCAAGATTCTGAAAAGCGAACTGTCAGCCGACTCCGAGTTTCTCTCACGCTTCCGGATCGAAGCACGCACGACGGCTCAGCTGCACCACCCCAGCATCGCGAGCATCTTCGACTACGGCGAAACCAGCGATGACGCAGGGCGCTCGACGGCGTTCCTTGTCATGGAACTCATCAATGGTGAGCCGCTGAACGCCGTGATCTCACGGATGGGCAGAATTCCTGTTCCCCTAGCACTAGACATGCTCGAACAGACCGGGAACGCGCTGCAGGTCGCCCATGAGGCCGGTCTCGTCCACCGCGACGTCAAACCCGGCAATATTCTTGTCACGCCTGCAGGCCAAGTGAAGATCACCGACTTCGGCATCGCAAAAGCGATCGACGCCGCGCCGGTTACGCGCACCGGGCTCGTCATGGGCACTGCTCAGTACATCTCGCCCGAACAGGCCTCCGGGCAGAACGCAACCGCGGCAAGCGACGTGTACTCGCTTGGGGTGGTCGGTTATGAAGCGATCGCGGGCAAGCGTCCCTTCGTCGGCGAAGGCGTGCTCACCGTCGCGATGAAGCACATCCATGAGGCCCCTGCCCCTCTTCCCGACGATGTGCCCGCTGAAGTACGGACACTTATTGAGGTGGCACTGTCGAAGGATCCCGCGACTCGCTACGCCAACGGCGGCGCATTTGCGTCCGCTGTGGCGAAGGTCCGCGCGGGGAAGCAGCCGCCGGATCTCCGCGGTGCCGCTGCGGGCGCCGGTGCAGCTGCGGCTGTGGGCGCAGCATCGACGCGAGTGATGCCGCCCACCGGAGCAAACACGCGCAGCGCATCACGCGCGGCGCCCGCCGCCTACGGCTACCAGCCAGCGACTGCCGCCCACGGGTACTCGACACCCCCACCAGCGGGGCTGTCAACAGGGCAGAAAGCCGTAGCGTGGGGTGCTGCGGCGCTGCTCGTGCTCGCTCTTATCACCACCGGCATCCTCATGATGAGCCGTATCACTGACACGCGGGATCCGATTGCCCCGCCGGTGCAGACCACCGAGGTGCCGGTCCAGCCGGAGCCGGAACCGATCGTTCCCACAACACCCGAGGAAACGACACCGGAGACCACCGAGCCGGAACCGACAACACCCGAGGAAACCCCCGAGACGGACGAACCCCCGGTAACGGAACCCGACGACCCCGAGACCGTCACGGAAACGCCTGACGGGTTACTGCCACGGATCATTCCTGGCCGTGGCAACAGTGCTGGTCGCGGCCCGTCCGAACTTCCGGAGGACGTCTCCACACCCAGCGTGGACTCCGAAGCAGCGGTCGGCGAGGCAGAGGAGACGCCGGAGGAATCCGGCCCATGA
- a CDS encoding peptidoglycan D,D-transpeptidase FtsI family protein → MNTSLRRVSVAVMVMIVALIANSAYVQVFRADDLRSNPFNSRVLIDEFSRHRGQISAAGQVLASSVPSDTRFRYQRVYPDDATSPLAFAPVTGFYSMQYRSFGLENAEDALLNGSDDRLFGRRLVDLITGRDPRGGNVVTTLDPFVQQVAYDQLSSRGYNGAVVAITPSTGEILAMASTPSYDPNPLASHDSAVSSEAWRALQADPDNPLVNRAVQNTYPPGSTFKVVTTAAALAAGVTPNDQFTAASQYTLPGTTTTLQNYGGATCGGGSTATLLEAFRLSCNTAFVEMGIETGASALRSTAEAFGFDAEQSQIPLNVAPSTVGEIADDASLGQSSIGQRDVAVTPLQNAVLAATIANGGVRMEPQLVHQRQGPDLSVLESTAPQEAGRAVSPAVAETIRQLMVASEQNTAGAGSVPGVQIASKTGTAEHGTDPRNTPPHAWYIAFAPAENPQVAVAVIVEDGGDRALAATGGSVAAPIGRAVIRAALQGG, encoded by the coding sequence GTGAACACGTCACTTCGCCGCGTCTCAGTGGCCGTCATGGTGATGATCGTCGCGCTCATCGCCAACTCCGCGTACGTGCAGGTTTTCCGCGCCGATGATCTACGCAGCAATCCGTTCAATTCGCGCGTACTCATCGACGAGTTTTCACGCCATCGAGGGCAAATCTCGGCAGCCGGGCAGGTGCTCGCATCGTCGGTGCCCTCCGACACGCGCTTCCGTTACCAGCGTGTCTACCCAGATGACGCCACCAGCCCGCTCGCTTTCGCTCCTGTCACGGGCTTCTACTCGATGCAGTACCGATCGTTCGGGCTTGAGAACGCGGAGGATGCGCTCCTTAATGGCTCCGATGACCGCTTGTTCGGGCGCCGGCTCGTCGACCTCATCACAGGTCGCGACCCGCGCGGCGGCAACGTCGTGACCACCCTGGATCCGTTCGTCCAGCAGGTTGCCTACGACCAGCTCTCCAGCCGCGGTTACAACGGTGCCGTTGTCGCGATCACGCCTTCAACGGGTGAGATCCTCGCGATGGCGAGTACTCCAAGTTACGACCCCAACCCGCTCGCCAGCCACGACTCCGCCGTCAGCAGCGAAGCGTGGCGCGCCCTGCAGGCTGACCCCGACAATCCCCTCGTCAACCGTGCTGTGCAGAACACCTATCCACCCGGTTCGACTTTCAAAGTCGTCACCACAGCAGCCGCGCTCGCAGCAGGTGTAACACCAAACGATCAGTTCACAGCCGCATCCCAGTACACGCTGCCCGGGACGACCACGACCCTGCAGAACTACGGTGGTGCCACCTGCGGCGGCGGTTCGACCGCCACACTGCTGGAAGCCTTCCGGCTGTCCTGTAACACCGCTTTCGTCGAGATGGGCATAGAGACGGGCGCGAGTGCGCTGCGGTCAACAGCCGAAGCATTCGGTTTCGACGCCGAACAATCTCAGATCCCGCTGAACGTGGCTCCTTCGACTGTTGGTGAGATCGCCGACGACGCGTCATTGGGTCAATCCAGCATCGGGCAGCGCGACGTTGCCGTAACACCGTTGCAAAACGCGGTACTTGCCGCCACAATCGCTAACGGCGGTGTACGGATGGAGCCTCAGCTGGTTCACCAGCGGCAGGGCCCAGATCTGTCCGTGCTGGAGTCCACTGCGCCTCAAGAAGCGGGGCGGGCGGTTTCTCCGGCTGTCGCAGAAACAATCCGGCAGCTGATGGTGGCGTCAGAACAGAACACCGCCGGCGCCGGAAGTGTGCCGGGAGTGCAAATCGCGTCGAAAACGGGGACGGCCGAGCACGGGACTGACCCCCGGAACACCCCGCCGCACGCGTGGTATATCGCATTTGCGCCAGCGGAAAACCCGCAGGTGGCCGTTGCGGTGATTGTTGAGGACGGCGGCGATAGAGCGCTCGCCGCGACTGGCGGATCGGTCGCTGCGCCTATTGGCCGGGCCGTAATCCGGGCTGCATTGCAGGGGGGCTGA